One part of the Pseudoalteromonas piscicida genome encodes these proteins:
- a CDS encoding anhydro-N-acetylmuramic acid kinase, which yields MKTDIIKLATIAEKKTKYILGLMSGTSLDGLDIALCKIEGVGKNTQLTVEQFTTIEYNSSQKQLLSDHASKSQVNLKTLCQLNAWLGELYASLINNALAEWQVAADTVDLIASHGQTLYHCPKQAFADIENLNSTLQIVDADIIATKTNIITIADFRQKHIAKGYEGAPLVQYGDYLLYSDTSIDRVLLNIGGISNLTYLPQNCALTQSMCSDIGPGNTLVDQYCRHVLGLPFDENGEIASSGKIQLPFLEALLSHEFFDIPLPKSTGQELFNQTFVHHALDGKDYNHEDIITTLTEFTAITIANAVNKLSTAELELYVSGGGIHNVFLMERIESHLNNRVLIKDFSQLGINPDAKEAALFALLANETVSGDGDALPFSMGKISLPT from the coding sequence ATGAAAACAGATATTATTAAACTCGCCACAATCGCGGAAAAAAAGACCAAATACATACTCGGACTAATGAGCGGTACCTCATTGGATGGGTTAGATATTGCGTTATGTAAAATTGAAGGTGTAGGAAAAAATACACAGCTAACGGTCGAACAATTTACCACGATAGAATACAACTCTTCGCAAAAGCAGCTTCTCAGTGATCACGCGTCTAAATCTCAGGTAAATCTTAAAACGTTATGTCAATTAAATGCTTGGCTCGGTGAGTTGTACGCAAGTCTCATCAATAATGCTTTGGCAGAATGGCAAGTTGCGGCCGACACTGTTGATTTAATAGCGAGTCATGGACAAACACTTTACCATTGTCCGAAACAAGCCTTTGCAGACATTGAAAACTTAAATAGCACGTTGCAGATCGTTGACGCTGATATTATTGCGACAAAAACAAACATCATCACCATCGCAGACTTTAGACAAAAGCATATCGCCAAAGGATATGAGGGCGCGCCTCTCGTGCAATATGGTGACTATCTATTATATTCGGACACGAGTATCGATAGGGTTTTACTCAATATCGGTGGTATTTCAAACCTTACTTATTTACCACAAAATTGTGCACTAACGCAGAGTATGTGCAGTGACATCGGTCCAGGAAACACATTAGTAGACCAATATTGTCGCCACGTATTAGGGCTGCCATTTGATGAAAATGGTGAGATTGCGTCAAGTGGCAAAATTCAATTGCCATTTCTCGAAGCCTTACTGTCACACGAATTCTTTGATATACCACTTCCAAAATCAACTGGACAAGAGTTATTTAATCAAACTTTCGTGCATCATGCATTGGATGGAAAAGATTATAATCATGAAGATATCATCACGACACTGACAGAGTTCACAGCTATCACCATCGCAAATGCGGTGAATAAACTTAGTACGGCTGAATTAGAGCTATATGTAAGCGGAGGTGGTATTCATAATGTATTTTTAATGGAGCGAATTGAAAGCCATTTGAATAACCGTGTTTTAATCAAGGATTTCTCACAACTGGGTATCAACCCTGATGCCAAAGAGGCCGCTTTATTTGCGCTACTTGCGAATGAAACCGTATCAGGTGATGGCGATGCACTGCCTTTTTCTATGGGTAAGATTTCATTACCAACATAG
- a CDS encoding YcgN family cysteine cluster protein gives MSFWQEKVLEEMTRDEWEAICDGCGKCCLHSFIDGDEEDESFESTDFLREGEELLYTDVVCQYNDKNSCGCSRYSERQILVPSCVQLTKENLKDIFFMPNSCSYRRLHEGRGLASWHPLRNNGSKQAMIDAGISIFGKAISELEVDLESDFEAHIVEWPHKDSD, from the coding sequence ATGAGCTTTTGGCAAGAAAAAGTACTCGAAGAAATGACTAGAGATGAGTGGGAAGCGATTTGTGATGGTTGTGGTAAATGCTGTTTACACTCTTTTATCGACGGCGATGAAGAAGATGAATCATTTGAGAGCACCGACTTTTTGCGCGAAGGAGAAGAGCTACTCTACACCGATGTTGTTTGCCAATATAACGATAAAAATAGCTGTGGTTGTAGCCGCTACAGCGAAAGGCAAATTCTAGTACCCTCTTGCGTACAGCTAACCAAAGAAAATCTCAAAGATATCTTTTTCATGCCAAACAGTTGTAGTTATCGACGACTTCATGAGGGCAGGGGACTGGCAAGCTGGCATCCTCTTAGAAATAATGGTTCCAAACAAGCCATGATAGATGCGGGGATCAGTATTTTTGGTAAGGCAATTTCTGAGCTGGAAGTAGATTTAGAATCTGATTTTGAAGCGCATATTGTTGAGTGGCCCCACAAAGACAGCGACTAA
- a CDS encoding Na/Pi symporter, whose product MVNQSQTSASAKLFNWLSIVLLVYLVLVAVGTVSGGFKLASGGSEGAKEIFAFATNPIVALLLGALATALVQSSSTVTSVIVGLVAGGLPISIAIPMVMGANISTTITNTLVSIGHIRSKDEFRRAFAASTVHDFFNLLAVAIFLPLEIMFGMLEKLASGLAHVFVGDADLSLKSYNFIKPLVKPAVSVVKDGVSFLDSTAAGIAMVVIGIMMILFAVTYLGKLLKKALVGKAKELLHSAIGRGPVVGISSGALVTVMVQSSSTTTSLMIPLAGSGVFTTRQIYPFTLGANIGTTITALLAATSITGPAAEVALTIALVHVMFNVFAVALIYGLPLLREIPLHLAEKLAEIGAQNKPAALAYVLGSFFVFPGLIMLAVR is encoded by the coding sequence ATGGTTAATCAATCTCAGACTTCAGCATCAGCTAAACTTTTTAACTGGCTGTCAATCGTATTACTTGTTTACTTAGTCTTAGTCGCAGTTGGCACTGTGAGTGGCGGTTTTAAATTGGCCTCAGGTGGAAGTGAAGGCGCGAAGGAAATCTTCGCATTTGCAACCAATCCAATCGTCGCCCTACTCTTAGGGGCTTTAGCAACTGCATTGGTGCAGTCCTCTTCAACGGTAACTTCTGTTATTGTTGGCCTCGTTGCTGGTGGATTACCTATTAGTATCGCAATTCCTATGGTGATGGGCGCAAATATTAGTACAACTATTACTAACACGCTCGTTTCTATTGGCCACATTCGTAGTAAAGACGAGTTTAGAAGAGCGTTTGCCGCATCCACCGTACATGACTTCTTTAATTTATTAGCCGTTGCTATTTTCCTTCCTTTGGAAATCATGTTTGGCATGTTAGAGAAACTTGCGTCAGGACTAGCCCATGTATTTGTTGGTGATGCTGACTTATCGTTAAAAAGTTACAACTTTATCAAACCGCTAGTGAAGCCTGCGGTTAGCGTGGTAAAAGATGGTGTTAGCTTCTTAGATTCGACGGCTGCCGGTATTGCCATGGTTGTTATCGGTATCATGATGATCCTGTTCGCTGTAACTTACTTAGGTAAATTACTCAAAAAGGCGTTGGTAGGTAAAGCGAAAGAATTATTACACAGTGCGATAGGCAGAGGCCCTGTTGTAGGTATAAGCTCAGGCGCTTTAGTTACGGTAATGGTACAATCGTCTTCGACAACAACAAGCTTGATGATCCCACTCGCTGGCAGCGGCGTATTTACCACTCGTCAGATATATCCATTCACTTTAGGTGCAAATATAGGCACTACAATTACCGCTTTGTTAGCGGCGACTTCTATCACAGGTCCTGCAGCAGAAGTCGCATTAACGATTGCACTTGTACATGTTATGTTTAACGTTTTTGCGGTAGCACTTATTTACGGTTTACCATTACTGAGAGAAATCCCGCTTCATCTAGCTGAGAAGTTAGCCGAGATTGGTGCGCAGAATAAACCAGCAGCTTTGGCTTACGTATTAGGTTCATTCTTCGTATTTCCGGGGCTCATTATGCTCGCAGTACGATAA
- a CDS encoding carbohydrate kinase family protein produces the protein MALVCFGEALIDFLSDGKTPESFTKYAGGAPANVAVAAAKQGVGAYFCGMLGNDMFGQFLAQELQANGVNTRYLEFTDKAKTALAFVSLDKQGERSFSFYRPPAADLLFRQTHFSEDMFTEHSVLHICSNSLTEENIYKTTVYALEHARSNNMLVSFDMNLRLNLWSSTTHILDRIWHCIALSDVVKLSREELEYLNANSHAGKTKAQTIAAVMDKQTQLLLITDGANPVEIYLPNDSAKVAAPNVVAVDTTAAGDAFVGGLLAEIIRKFKPTQDTEFVISLDEAKDLVAYAAKCGAFAVQRYGAFAALPSKGDIGE, from the coding sequence ATGGCACTTGTTTGTTTTGGTGAGGCGTTGATTGATTTTTTATCGGACGGCAAAACACCAGAGTCATTTACTAAATATGCAGGTGGTGCGCCTGCAAACGTTGCGGTAGCTGCTGCAAAGCAAGGCGTTGGTGCATATTTTTGCGGTATGTTAGGCAATGATATGTTCGGCCAGTTTTTAGCTCAAGAGTTACAGGCTAATGGCGTAAATACTCGTTACCTTGAGTTTACTGATAAGGCCAAAACGGCATTGGCATTTGTTTCTCTAGATAAACAAGGTGAAAGAAGCTTTAGTTTTTATCGGCCACCAGCGGCGGATTTGTTGTTCAGGCAAACACATTTTTCTGAGGATATGTTTACAGAGCATTCTGTATTACATATATGCAGTAACAGTCTTACTGAAGAGAATATCTATAAAACCACGGTTTATGCGCTCGAGCATGCGCGTTCAAACAACATGCTTGTTAGTTTTGATATGAACCTCAGGTTGAACCTGTGGAGTTCGACTACGCATATTCTTGATAGAATTTGGCATTGTATCGCGCTAAGTGATGTCGTTAAACTCTCACGCGAAGAATTGGAATACCTGAACGCGAATAGTCATGCGGGTAAAACCAAAGCGCAAACCATAGCCGCAGTTATGGATAAGCAAACTCAATTGTTATTAATAACCGACGGCGCAAACCCAGTTGAGATTTATCTACCAAATGATAGTGCTAAAGTTGCTGCGCCAAATGTTGTTGCTGTGGATACCACGGCTGCGGGAGATGCGTTTGTCGGGGGGTTACTTGCTGAGATCATTCGAAAGTTTAAACCTACCCAAGATACTGAGTTTGTCATCTCACTGGATGAGGCAAAAGACTTAGTCGCGTATGCTGCGAAATGTGGAGCATTTGCCGTTCAACGCTACGGTGCATTTGCCGCTTTGCCGTCTAAAGGTGATATTGGCGAATAG
- a CDS encoding sensor histidine kinase, with amino-acid sequence MAAGAVDFTPSAEHRVSEPLTIHFGEVDAAQLSSTLGINERESQSIVKVLSSQVPELKNESYQWALITPNMLVSEGRNYIAFGFARLPWLSVALINNGEVKFLTQHTLNTAFNKREVEAPQLYLPLSKEHLTGASIIVRYQTFANAPADLRLINDNELNSNVLTSTVTNAALSGIIAAVFVIVLVNFYFNANATNAYYCLWTLLFLLIVLDMSGFTFQYFWPSQGKFATLFSACLMTFVPVFHLLFIKQFLQLRHRNETLHLLYNGFLAAYLLLIPVAIYSKSVHYNLVLSLSIIPLFLYTSYWSLKQSAPGSVTFSLSLLNHVIFVNFIAIGGTMYAGFINVYHISSAIKLGYLIEVMLFTLALAQQNKSAQNNLLSTLQTQVNALSNTVQTEKQFNRQNQQALEKKEQRLFTDLSHELRTPLTVMKVQVESLQYNIVENVQESYGKLMDKIDELNQFINQLMLVTDNEKLATMLNLRDFTICKLVNTVHTQAAGLFKDNKEQLEVNYQISGTEKITVDLDAMTNCVLEILGNAIKHGGDKVQVKMSFFSVDSNLIIRIEDSGTPLSYEAHQQLFDPLYKSQSARTNSGKSKGMGLAMCKKVVEAHSGQIESFNSLLGGLNMEIKLPLTKVPAFS; translated from the coding sequence ATGGCGGCTGGTGCAGTTGACTTTACGCCTAGTGCCGAGCATAGAGTAAGTGAACCATTAACAATCCATTTTGGAGAAGTCGATGCTGCGCAATTATCTTCAACGCTCGGCATAAATGAGCGCGAAAGCCAATCTATTGTAAAGGTACTTTCAAGCCAAGTACCTGAGCTAAAGAATGAGTCTTATCAGTGGGCATTGATCACCCCAAATATGCTTGTATCCGAGGGCAGAAATTACATCGCATTTGGCTTTGCTAGATTACCTTGGCTAAGTGTTGCTTTGATTAACAACGGCGAGGTCAAATTTTTAACGCAACACACCCTGAATACCGCGTTTAATAAAAGGGAAGTGGAAGCACCTCAATTATATCTGCCATTATCAAAAGAGCACTTAACAGGGGCAAGTATTATTGTCCGCTATCAAACTTTTGCGAATGCCCCCGCTGACCTTAGATTAATCAATGATAATGAGCTCAACAGTAACGTTCTTACCAGTACGGTTACCAATGCTGCACTAAGCGGGATCATAGCAGCCGTGTTTGTTATTGTATTGGTTAACTTTTATTTTAATGCCAATGCGACCAACGCTTACTATTGTCTTTGGACGCTATTGTTTTTGCTTATTGTGTTGGATATGTCAGGGTTCACTTTTCAATATTTTTGGCCTTCACAAGGCAAATTTGCCACCTTATTTTCAGCTTGTTTGATGACTTTTGTACCAGTGTTTCACCTTCTTTTCATCAAGCAATTTCTGCAATTAAGGCATAGAAACGAAACCTTACACCTTTTATATAATGGATTTTTAGCGGCTTACCTACTGCTTATCCCAGTGGCAATCTATTCAAAATCAGTTCATTACAACCTAGTATTAAGCTTGAGTATCATCCCGCTATTTCTTTATACCAGCTATTGGTCTTTGAAACAGAGTGCTCCTGGTTCTGTAACTTTTTCCCTCAGCCTGCTAAACCATGTCATTTTTGTGAATTTCATTGCCATCGGTGGAACAATGTATGCTGGCTTTATCAATGTTTATCATATATCAAGCGCGATTAAACTTGGCTACTTAATTGAGGTCATGTTGTTTACGCTGGCACTTGCGCAACAAAATAAGTCAGCCCAAAATAATCTGCTATCAACGCTACAAACCCAGGTGAATGCGCTCTCGAATACAGTACAAACAGAGAAACAGTTCAACCGTCAAAATCAGCAAGCATTAGAAAAGAAAGAACAACGTTTATTTACCGATCTCTCTCATGAGCTGCGTACACCACTTACCGTTATGAAGGTACAGGTTGAATCTCTACAATACAATATCGTTGAGAATGTTCAGGAGAGCTACGGCAAGCTCATGGATAAAATCGACGAGCTAAATCAATTTATTAATCAGTTAATGCTAGTCACTGACAATGAAAAGTTAGCAACTATGCTTAATCTTAGAGACTTCACAATCTGCAAACTAGTAAATACAGTGCATACTCAGGCCGCGGGTCTATTTAAAGATAATAAAGAGCAATTAGAGGTTAACTATCAAATATCTGGAACAGAAAAAATAACCGTCGACCTAGACGCGATGACTAATTGCGTTCTCGAGATCTTAGGTAATGCGATTAAGCATGGTGGAGATAAGGTCCAAGTAAAGATGAGTTTCTTTAGCGTAGACAGCAATCTAATCATTCGCATTGAAGATTCAGGCACTCCGCTATCCTATGAGGCGCACCAACAGCTATTTGACCCGCTTTACAAATCACAATCAGCAAGAACCAATTCGGGAAAATCCAAGGGGATGGGCCTTGCGATGTGCAAAAAAGTGGTAGAAGCTCACAGTGGACAAATTGAATCCTTTAATAGCCTATTAGGCGGGTTGAACATGGAGATCAAGCTTCCATTAACTAAAGTGCCTGCTTTTAGTTGA
- a CDS encoding RecQ family ATP-dependent DNA helicase, whose amino-acid sequence MTQQQQLFQTLQSTFGHTTLRPGQSEVIESILKGQSTIAIFATGAGKSLCYQLPAIMKQGVCLVVSPLLALMHEQRDYLQSKGVATACLDSTQSKEETLRIENAVRNNALKVLFISVERLNSQKARTLLSKSNISFLVIDEAHCISEWGHNFRPDYLKVAKYRHELGINQVLLLTATATNKVARDMAGKFDVTDQNIVRTGFYRRNLFLSAVHISESQKDEYLLAFLKKAKGAGIVYVTQQKQAEEVAKMITACGFPAVAFHASLQSEKKAQIQADFLTKANLIVVATIAFGMGVDKPDVRWVLHYDMPKSIEGYSQEVGRAGRDGENAHCVALINNEKIATLENFVYAGALERESLIQLFNEIFGDPATDYHLNEYDLAYKTNINQLVLKTLIVQLELQGYLQVNYSYFAELSIAFIQDKDKILAKYSPERQLFLTQLFSCFEFKKKWGLLSHQALSEQNIPLTKVQEVVEYLQNQQLIDVKVAKYTSVYSKPPQQVNINELIESFYQQSQIKEQGELARLRHLLKFFQLTSCYHKALASYFGDMHAPEQCGHCGVCSGKHLIVNAQENRELDIETTRNILRDASHFALQRGVNFSTHLKTSFLLGLNCPYFTKYKFRQLEGFGSLSGVKYDTAKALIMERAL is encoded by the coding sequence ATGACTCAACAACAGCAACTCTTTCAAACACTACAAAGTACATTTGGACATACGACACTTCGTCCGGGGCAATCGGAAGTTATAGAATCTATACTTAAAGGTCAAAGTACAATCGCTATTTTTGCAACTGGTGCTGGCAAGTCGCTGTGTTATCAGTTACCAGCAATCATGAAGCAAGGAGTGTGCTTAGTCGTTTCACCACTATTAGCACTGATGCATGAACAACGGGATTACCTGCAAAGTAAAGGGGTTGCAACGGCTTGTCTTGATAGTACTCAAAGCAAAGAAGAAACGTTGCGCATAGAAAATGCAGTACGAAACAATGCACTTAAAGTCCTCTTTATTTCAGTCGAGCGGCTGAATAGCCAAAAAGCACGTACTTTGTTATCAAAAAGCAATATCTCTTTTCTTGTCATTGATGAGGCGCATTGTATTTCTGAGTGGGGACATAATTTCAGACCAGATTACCTAAAAGTGGCTAAATATCGACATGAACTTGGTATCAACCAAGTGCTATTACTCACCGCGACAGCAACAAATAAAGTAGCACGCGATATGGCGGGTAAATTCGATGTAACCGATCAAAATATCGTTAGAACGGGCTTTTATCGAAGGAATCTGTTCTTAAGTGCGGTGCATATTAGCGAATCTCAAAAAGACGAATATTTACTCGCCTTTTTAAAAAAGGCAAAAGGCGCAGGTATCGTTTATGTCACGCAGCAAAAGCAAGCAGAAGAAGTAGCAAAAATGATAACTGCCTGTGGCTTTCCTGCAGTAGCTTTTCATGCATCGTTGCAGAGCGAGAAAAAGGCCCAAATCCAGGCCGACTTTCTAACGAAGGCTAACCTTATCGTTGTAGCTACCATTGCATTTGGTATGGGTGTAGACAAACCCGATGTTCGCTGGGTACTACATTATGATATGCCAAAATCTATTGAGGGATATAGCCAAGAAGTGGGTAGGGCGGGGAGAGATGGCGAGAATGCACATTGTGTTGCTTTAATTAATAATGAAAAAATTGCTACATTAGAGAACTTCGTTTATGCCGGTGCATTAGAGCGAGAGTCATTAATACAGCTTTTTAACGAAATTTTCGGTGATCCAGCTACAGATTATCACCTCAATGAATACGATCTCGCTTACAAAACCAATATTAATCAATTGGTACTAAAAACACTTATCGTCCAGCTAGAACTGCAAGGTTACTTACAGGTAAACTACAGCTATTTTGCAGAGCTAAGCATCGCATTCATCCAAGACAAAGATAAAATATTAGCCAAGTACTCGCCCGAGCGGCAACTGTTTTTGACTCAGCTATTCTCGTGTTTTGAATTCAAAAAGAAATGGGGATTGCTTTCACATCAAGCACTAAGCGAGCAAAACATCCCACTGACTAAAGTCCAAGAAGTCGTTGAATATTTGCAAAACCAACAACTGATTGACGTAAAAGTCGCTAAATATACGTCGGTTTATTCAAAGCCTCCTCAACAAGTAAACATTAATGAACTGATTGAGTCTTTCTATCAGCAATCACAAATTAAAGAGCAAGGCGAACTTGCACGACTAAGACATTTACTTAAATTTTTCCAACTGACCTCATGCTATCACAAAGCGCTTGCCAGCTACTTCGGAGATATGCACGCTCCAGAACAATGCGGTCATTGCGGGGTCTGCAGCGGTAAGCATTTGATCGTCAATGCACAAGAGAACCGGGAATTAGATATTGAAACAACACGAAATATTCTAAGAGACGCGTCACATTTTGCATTGCAACGCGGCGTTAATTTTTCAACTCATCTCAAAACTTCGTTTTTGTTAGGTTTAAATTGCCCCTATTTTACTAAATATAAATTCAGACAACTTGAGGGGTTTGGTAGCTTATCCGGCGTAAAGTATGACACGGCAAAAGCACTGATCATGGAGCGCGCGTTATAA
- a CDS encoding AGE family epimerase/isomerase, protein MNFRTTQFLEAHIKKTLSFYAPNCVDERGGFNHFFRDNGEIYDANTRHLVSSTRFVFNYAMAYDYFKEPADLDKVKHGIEYLETVHRQENGGYAWLLEGENVVDGTNHCYGLAFVLLAHACALKVGLSDSKSAIERVWQLLEEKYFEPEFGLYKDEFDADFNQADKYRGQNANMHTCEALIACYEATQDERFLQRAYLLADNMVNRQAAKAEGLIWEHYDSQWQVDLEYNKDDPKHLFRPWGFQPGHQTEWSKLLLLINRYMPKSWLVEKAVHLFDESLKAAWDNEFGGICYGFAPDKSICDDDKYFWVQAESFAAAALLALETGDEKYWQWYDRIWQYAWDNFVDHEYGAWYRILNNKNEKYSDEKSPAGKTDYHTMGACYEVLRSMKLKGE, encoded by the coding sequence ATGAATTTTAGAACAACGCAATTTTTAGAAGCACACATTAAAAAGACGCTCAGCTTTTACGCACCAAATTGCGTGGATGAACGTGGTGGCTTTAATCACTTCTTCAGGGATAATGGCGAGATTTATGATGCGAACACGCGTCACTTAGTATCAAGTACCCGTTTTGTCTTTAACTATGCTATGGCTTATGACTATTTTAAAGAGCCAGCTGACTTAGATAAGGTTAAGCATGGTATCGAATATTTAGAAACTGTCCATAGACAAGAAAATGGCGGCTATGCGTGGTTGCTTGAAGGCGAAAATGTTGTAGATGGCACTAACCATTGTTACGGGCTCGCCTTTGTTTTATTGGCTCATGCCTGTGCGTTGAAGGTTGGTTTATCGGACAGCAAGTCTGCAATTGAGCGAGTATGGCAGCTGTTAGAAGAGAAATATTTTGAGCCTGAGTTCGGACTCTATAAAGACGAATTCGATGCAGACTTTAATCAGGCAGATAAGTACCGAGGTCAAAATGCCAATATGCACACCTGCGAAGCGCTAATAGCTTGCTATGAAGCAACACAGGATGAAAGGTTTTTACAGCGTGCATATTTGCTTGCCGACAATATGGTAAATCGTCAAGCGGCTAAGGCTGAGGGGCTGATTTGGGAGCACTATGATAGTCAATGGCAAGTCGACCTTGAGTATAACAAAGACGATCCCAAACACTTATTCAGACCTTGGGGGTTTCAGCCTGGTCATCAAACTGAGTGGTCAAAATTATTATTGCTGATTAACCGCTACATGCCAAAGTCATGGCTTGTGGAAAAAGCCGTGCACTTGTTTGATGAGTCATTAAAAGCTGCTTGGGATAATGAATTCGGCGGAATTTGCTACGGTTTTGCGCCGGATAAGTCGATTTGTGATGATGACAAGTACTTTTGGGTTCAGGCTGAGTCATTCGCTGCGGCTGCGCTACTAGCACTTGAAACCGGTGATGAAAAATATTGGCAGTGGTACGACAGAATTTGGCAATATGCTTGGGATAACTTCGTCGACCATGAATACGGTGCTTGGTATCGTATTTTGAATAACAAGAACGAAAAGTATAGTGATGAAAAAAGTCCGGCGGGCAAGACCGATTATCACACCATGGGCGCGTGTTACGAAGTCCTGCGTTCAATGAAGTTAAAAGGCGAATAA
- a CDS encoding sensor domain-containing diguanylate cyclase encodes MRQRYVFLLFVLLLSLCSQVVAAGKETLQLEYVASNAKIVDVINNSSIHWQTTDDKVLNLGYSNLSYWVRTSLNIDEKEGPYLLEIAYPVLDQLDVYMLQEGNIFVHQQLGDKQPFVDRPFAHEHFIIPLPNGTHGKVALYIKVRSSSALQLPVVLWTNHDFLINDQVFRIVMGIYFGLMGIMAAYNVLLYFTIRESTLFYYVLYVICLALFSACLSGFAFRYLWPNSLWWNDQAILFFLISSVLTGTYFVMTLLEICISDKWLYLGCRLILGLGLVLLFSSVFFDYAVMIKLTIAYAVSACIWGVFCRILRLAGKSRLATYYSIAWSSVLFGGIILALNKLDLISQTWFTENALLIGTAIEVACLSIAIGEKLNTEKNKRFQAQLTAFNEIQKVNSQLEKTVAIRTQALQEANDRLELASRTDALTGVANRRALDEALHSECLRAKRFEHALSVIMIDIDFFKQVNDTYGHEAGDDCLIHIGRILSNCATRAGDFVARYGGEEFCIVLAQTDSSQAFDLAEKIRMTCETSPLISESYCIEMTLSAGLHTQTKPPYSGKELLASADQALYFAKRNGRNQVAISGEL; translated from the coding sequence TTGAGGCAAAGGTACGTCTTTTTATTGTTTGTACTCCTGTTGTCTCTGTGTAGTCAAGTGGTAGCTGCTGGCAAAGAGACGTTGCAACTAGAGTACGTGGCTTCAAATGCTAAAATTGTCGACGTCATAAATAACTCAAGTATCCATTGGCAAACTACCGATGATAAAGTGTTGAACTTAGGTTATTCCAACCTAAGTTACTGGGTACGTACGTCGTTAAATATTGACGAAAAAGAAGGGCCTTATTTACTTGAGATAGCCTATCCGGTGCTGGATCAACTTGATGTTTACATGCTACAAGAAGGCAATATATTTGTTCATCAGCAATTAGGAGATAAACAACCTTTCGTTGACCGCCCTTTTGCGCATGAACATTTTATTATACCACTCCCAAACGGCACGCATGGTAAGGTAGCACTATACATTAAAGTACGCTCATCCAGTGCGCTGCAACTTCCCGTGGTACTTTGGACAAACCATGACTTTTTGATAAACGACCAAGTTTTTCGTATCGTGATGGGGATCTACTTTGGTTTGATGGGGATAATGGCAGCTTATAATGTGCTCCTCTATTTTACCATTCGCGAATCCACATTATTTTACTATGTTTTATACGTTATTTGTTTAGCGCTATTTTCTGCTTGTTTGTCAGGTTTTGCCTTTCGATATCTTTGGCCAAATAGTCTTTGGTGGAACGATCAAGCAATCTTGTTCTTTCTTATCAGTTCGGTGTTAACCGGCACTTACTTTGTTATGACATTGCTCGAGATTTGTATTTCGGACAAGTGGCTTTATCTAGGTTGTCGCTTAATTTTGGGATTAGGGCTGGTACTCTTATTTTCTTCTGTGTTTTTTGACTATGCAGTGATGATAAAACTTACCATAGCGTATGCCGTATCAGCTTGTATCTGGGGCGTATTCTGCCGTATTTTACGTTTGGCTGGGAAAAGCCGCTTAGCGACATACTATTCGATTGCTTGGAGCTCAGTGCTCTTTGGCGGGATCATTCTTGCGCTAAATAAATTAGATTTAATCAGCCAAACTTGGTTTACCGAAAATGCGCTATTAATAGGTACTGCCATTGAGGTGGCCTGTTTATCGATAGCAATAGGTGAAAAACTCAATACCGAGAAAAACAAGCGCTTTCAAGCGCAATTAACGGCATTCAATGAAATCCAAAAAGTAAACTCTCAATTAGAGAAGACTGTCGCCATCCGAACTCAAGCGCTACAGGAAGCTAACGATAGACTGGAGCTTGCGAGTCGCACCGATGCGCTTACTGGTGTTGCCAATAGGCGAGCGCTAGACGAAGCCTTGCATAGTGAATGCTTAAGAGCAAAGCGTTTTGAACACGCTCTTAGTGTTATTATGATCGATATCGATTTTTTTAAGCAGGTTAACGATACCTATGGTCACGAAGCGGGAGACGATTGTCTGATTCACATCGGACGTATACTTTCCAATTGTGCTACGAGAGCGGGAGACTTTGTCGCACGGTATGGCGGCGAAGAGTTTTGTATTGTACTTGCACAAACCGATAGCTCGCAGGCTTTTGACCTTGCAGAGAAGATCAGAATGACATGTGAGACTAGCCCATTGATAAGCGAAAGCTATTGTATAGAGATGACATTAAGTGCAGGATTACATACTCAGACTAAGCCACCATACAGCGGTAAAGAATTGCTCGCCTCGGCAGATCAGGCACTTTATTTTGCTAAGCGTAATGGTCGTAATCAAGTGGCAATCTCAGGTGAGCTGTAA